A single genomic interval of Streptomyces graminofaciens harbors:
- a CDS encoding zinc-dependent alcohol dehydrogenase codes for MTASPDAATAVVIEAPGEHRLVPHEPRQPAAGEALVRVHASGICGSDREVYQGNRPEGYVRYPLTPGHEWSGTVEAVGDGVPSSLVGRKVVGEGFRNCQVCDRCHAGETTLCTAGYEETGFTQPGAMASTLTLPARLLHVLPDDANLTAAALLEPAACIAAAALKANALPGERVAVVGTGTLGMFAVQFLKAASPAELLVVGTRPDRAELSKQFGATDFRTKDQELPDDFDVVIETAGSADAARNAAALLRRGGRLVLTGIPAAGADGLDPTDLVVRQLEVHTVFGAAPEAWAHTVRVFGAGLLDPLPLVTHELPLEEFPQAIELVGSGDPKVGKVLLKP; via the coding sequence GTGACCGCCTCTCCCGACGCGGCCACCGCCGTCGTCATCGAGGCACCGGGCGAGCACCGGCTCGTCCCGCACGAGCCCCGGCAGCCCGCCGCAGGCGAGGCGCTGGTGCGGGTGCACGCCTCCGGGATCTGCGGCAGCGACCGCGAGGTCTACCAGGGCAACCGGCCTGAAGGATACGTCCGTTACCCCCTCACGCCGGGCCATGAGTGGTCCGGGACGGTCGAGGCGGTCGGTGACGGTGTTCCTTCAAGTCTTGTAGGCCGCAAGGTCGTGGGCGAGGGCTTCCGGAACTGCCAGGTGTGCGACCGCTGCCACGCGGGCGAGACCACGCTGTGCACGGCCGGCTACGAGGAGACCGGGTTCACGCAGCCCGGTGCGATGGCCTCCACGCTCACGCTGCCCGCCCGTCTGCTGCACGTTCTGCCGGACGACGCCAATCTCACGGCGGCTGCGCTGCTGGAGCCGGCCGCGTGCATCGCGGCCGCCGCGCTCAAGGCGAACGCCCTGCCGGGCGAGCGGGTCGCCGTCGTGGGCACGGGCACGCTCGGGATGTTCGCCGTTCAGTTCCTGAAGGCGGCGTCGCCGGCCGAGCTGCTCGTCGTGGGCACCCGTCCGGACCGGGCCGAGCTGTCGAAGCAGTTCGGTGCGACGGACTTCCGCACCAAGGACCAGGAACTGCCGGACGACTTCGACGTCGTCATCGAGACCGCCGGGTCCGCGGACGCGGCCCGCAACGCCGCCGCCCTGCTGCGGCGCGGCGGCCGGCTGGTCCTGACGGGAATCCCGGCGGCGGGCGCGGACGGGCTCGACCCGACCGATCTCGTCGTACGGCAGCTGGAGGTGCACACCGTGTTCGGTGCGGCGCCCGAGGCCTGGGCGCACACCGTGCGGGTCTTCGGGGCCGGGCTCCTCGACCCGCTGCCGCTCGTCAC
- a CDS encoding mandelate racemase/muconate lactonizing enzyme family protein encodes MRITGISTHVVGTPWRNLTYVQVHTDEGLTGVGETRMLGHTDALLGYLHEAETNHILGSDPFAVEDLTRRMKYGDYGRAGEIVMSGIAVIEMACWDIKGKALGVPVWQLLGGKVTDKVKAYANGWYTTERTPEAYHKAAQGVMERGYKALKIDPFGTGHFELDHEQSLYAVSLIEAVRDAIGPDAELMLEMHGRFSPSTAVRLAKDLAPFKPAWLEEPCPPENLKALEKVAAKVDIPVATGERIHDRIEFRELFESQAVDIIQPDVGHIGGIWETRKLAATAETHYMLVAPHNVGGPVLTAASLQVGFTSPNFKILEHFNDFADAEIKKVVSGAPEVVDGYFHLSDKPGLGVELDVDAAAEFPQQQARFDLWAEGWEQRKPKGTQ; translated from the coding sequence GTGCGCATCACGGGAATCAGCACGCACGTGGTCGGAACGCCGTGGCGGAACCTGACCTACGTCCAAGTGCACACCGACGAGGGGCTCACCGGAGTCGGCGAGACCCGCATGCTGGGCCACACCGACGCACTGCTCGGCTATCTGCACGAGGCAGAGACCAATCACATTCTCGGGTCGGACCCCTTCGCTGTCGAGGACCTGACCCGCCGGATGAAGTACGGCGACTACGGCCGGGCCGGCGAGATCGTGATGTCCGGCATCGCCGTCATCGAGATGGCCTGCTGGGACATCAAGGGCAAGGCCCTCGGGGTGCCGGTCTGGCAGCTGCTCGGCGGCAAGGTCACCGACAAGGTCAAGGCGTACGCCAACGGCTGGTACACCACGGAGCGCACGCCCGAGGCGTACCACAAGGCGGCGCAGGGGGTCATGGAGCGCGGTTACAAGGCGCTCAAGATCGACCCCTTCGGGACCGGCCATTTCGAGCTGGACCACGAGCAGTCCCTCTACGCGGTCTCCCTGATCGAGGCCGTACGCGACGCCATCGGGCCGGACGCCGAGCTGATGCTGGAGATGCACGGCCGGTTCTCGCCCTCGACGGCCGTGCGGCTGGCCAAGGACCTGGCGCCCTTCAAGCCCGCGTGGCTGGAGGAGCCGTGCCCGCCGGAGAACCTGAAGGCGCTGGAGAAGGTCGCCGCCAAGGTCGACATCCCGGTCGCCACCGGTGAGCGGATCCACGACCGGATCGAGTTCCGGGAGCTCTTCGAGAGCCAGGCCGTGGACATCATCCAGCCCGACGTCGGCCACATCGGCGGCATCTGGGAGACCCGCAAGCTGGCCGCCACCGCCGAGACCCACTACATGTTGGTCGCGCCGCACAACGTGGGCGGGCCGGTGCTGACCGCGGCGTCCCTGCAGGTGGGCTTCACCTCCCCGAACTTCAAGATCCTGGAGCACTTCAACGACTTCGCGGACGCGGAGATCAAGAAGGTCGTCTCGGGGGCCCCGGAGGTCGTGGACGGCTACTTCCACCTGTCCGACAAGCCCGGCCTCGGTGTCGAGCTGGACGTCGACGCGGCGGCGGAGTTCCCGCAGCAGCAGGCCCGCTTCGACCTGTGGGCCGAGGGCTGGGAGCAGCGCAAGCCCAAGGGCACCCAGTGA
- a CDS encoding SCO2400 family protein: MDYCSPCQRHLNGALACPGCGASAEECRAYADVSPERDDIPADERDDVRDGVRDDVRDDDTPEVGGRRAGSRSRSRGRAHGGRADRRDRRAAAHRRRRRRIVLIGAGLLLAAGGLSLAELGMEAPPSQPNVAAADDAATESPVASSKGDGSRAGAGAEGAADADRDAPDESASPSASGSEKPEKGDDEDKPKERSGQNATTGPAPSAPAASPAPEDPETPTDDPTSDDPTPEPTPSETCKQFLWWCS; the protein is encoded by the coding sequence ATGGACTACTGCTCCCCGTGCCAACGGCACCTCAATGGCGCCCTGGCTTGTCCCGGGTGCGGCGCATCGGCCGAAGAGTGCCGGGCGTATGCGGACGTGTCGCCCGAAAGGGACGACATCCCCGCGGACGAACGCGACGACGTGCGCGATGGCGTGCGCGACGACGTGCGCGACGACGACACCCCGGAGGTCGGCGGACGCCGCGCCGGGTCCCGGTCCCGCTCCCGTGGCCGTGCGCACGGCGGCCGGGCGGACCGGCGGGACCGAAGGGCCGCGGCCCACCGGCGCCGCCGCCGGCGGATCGTGTTGATCGGCGCGGGGCTGCTGCTCGCCGCGGGCGGACTGAGCCTCGCCGAACTCGGCATGGAGGCGCCGCCGTCGCAGCCGAACGTGGCGGCCGCGGACGACGCCGCCACCGAATCACCGGTGGCTTCGTCGAAGGGCGACGGTTCGCGGGCCGGTGCCGGTGCGGAAGGGGCGGCCGACGCCGACCGCGACGCGCCGGACGAGTCGGCGTCCCCCTCGGCCTCGGGCTCCGAGAAGCCCGAGAAGGGCGACGACGAGGACAAGCCCAAGGAACGCTCGGGCCAGAACGCGACGACCGGCCCCGCGCCCTCGGCGCCCGCCGCGAGCCCCGCACCCGAGGACCCCGAAACCCCGACGGACGACCCGACCTCGGACGACCCGACGCCGGAACCGACCCCGTCGGAGACGTGCAAGCAGTTCCTGTGGTGGTGCTCGTAG
- a CDS encoding LacI family DNA-binding transcriptional regulator, producing the protein MTHSQLRPPTMADVARQAGVSHQTVSRVLGDHPNVRDETRARVLRAIEEMGYRRNSSARALATRRTRTLGVVASNTTLYGPASTLFALEEAARAEGYLVSTVSQRRLTVETLSEAMDHLSEGGVEGVIALAPQRSAVAALAELRHPFPVVAVGTGSGAEIPSVNVDQHLGARLATGHLLAAGHRKVWHLAGPEDWQEAADRATGWRATLEEAGVEPPMLLRGDWSPLSGYRAGQELAGWVGRGLTAVFVANDQMALGVLRALREAGVRTPQDVAVVGFDDIPESEFFAPPLTTVRQDFATVGKQSIALLLDLIEGRTPSGTSTVAIEPQLVVRASTFPYLPQSGAAPG; encoded by the coding sequence GTGACCCACTCGCAGCTTCGGCCGCCCACCATGGCCGACGTGGCACGCCAGGCCGGTGTGTCCCACCAGACCGTCTCCCGCGTACTGGGCGATCACCCCAACGTGCGGGACGAGACCAGGGCCCGGGTGCTGCGCGCGATCGAGGAGATGGGCTACCGCCGCAACTCCTCCGCACGGGCCCTGGCGACCCGGCGCACCCGGACCCTGGGCGTGGTCGCCTCCAACACCACGCTCTACGGACCGGCCAGTACGCTGTTCGCGCTGGAGGAGGCGGCACGCGCCGAGGGCTATCTCGTCTCGACGGTCAGCCAGCGCAGGCTGACGGTGGAGACGCTGTCCGAGGCCATGGACCACCTCAGCGAGGGCGGTGTGGAGGGCGTGATCGCCCTCGCCCCCCAGCGGTCGGCGGTCGCGGCACTCGCCGAACTCCGCCACCCCTTCCCGGTGGTGGCCGTCGGCACCGGTTCCGGCGCGGAGATCCCCAGCGTCAACGTGGACCAGCATCTCGGCGCGCGGCTGGCCACCGGCCATCTGCTCGCCGCCGGCCACCGCAAGGTCTGGCATCTCGCCGGGCCCGAGGATTGGCAGGAGGCGGCGGACCGGGCCACCGGCTGGCGGGCGACCCTCGAAGAGGCGGGCGTCGAACCGCCGATGCTGCTGAGGGGAGACTGGAGCCCGCTCTCGGGATATCGTGCCGGCCAGGAACTGGCGGGCTGGGTGGGCCGGGGCCTGACCGCCGTCTTCGTCGCCAACGACCAGATGGCACTGGGGGTGTTGCGGGCGCTGCGTGAGGCGGGCGTGCGCACTCCCCAGGACGTCGCGGTGGTCGGCTTCGACGACATCCCGGAGTCGGAGTTCTTCGCCCCGCCGCTCACCACCGTCCGGCAGGACTTCGCGACGGTGGGCAAGCAAAGCATCGCGCTGCTGTTGGACCTCATCGAGGGCAGGACCCCCTCCGGGACGTCCACGGTGGCCATAGAGCCCCAACTCGTCGTCCGCGCCAGCACATTCCCGTACCTCCCGCAGTCGGGGGCAGCCCCCGGCTGA
- a CDS encoding substrate-binding domain-containing protein: MLNRRNFLTAAVGVVAATGLAACAKEDDSAGGSSSDGGSKTITLGFSQVGSESGWRSANTDSVKSAAKEAGYKLQFSDAQQKQENQISAIRNYIQQKVDVIAFSPVVVTGWDAVLKEAKAAKIPVILTDRSVETKDDSLFVTLVGSDFTDEGRRAAKILEKVLEKAGHKGKVKIAQLEGTTGAAPAIERAKGFKEVMDADHADDWKIVVSQTGDFTRAGGKQVMSAFLQSNPDINVLFAHNDDMGIGAIQAIEAAGKKPGKDILIVTIDGVKDGFVAMSEGKINAIVECNPLLGPQLMEVVKTVHDGGTVDRWIKTKESDFMQDQAKDALPTRKY; encoded by the coding sequence ATGCTCAACAGACGGAACTTCCTCACCGCAGCCGTCGGCGTCGTGGCCGCGACCGGCCTGGCCGCCTGTGCCAAGGAGGACGACAGCGCGGGCGGTTCCTCCTCGGACGGCGGCAGCAAGACGATCACCCTCGGCTTCTCCCAGGTGGGTTCCGAGAGCGGCTGGCGCAGCGCCAACACCGACTCGGTGAAGTCGGCGGCCAAGGAGGCGGGCTACAAGCTGCAGTTCTCCGACGCCCAGCAGAAGCAGGAGAACCAGATCTCCGCGATCCGCAACTACATCCAGCAGAAGGTCGACGTCATAGCCTTCTCGCCGGTGGTCGTCACCGGCTGGGACGCGGTGCTCAAGGAGGCCAAGGCCGCGAAGATCCCGGTGATCCTCACCGACCGCTCCGTGGAGACCAAGGACGACTCGCTCTTCGTGACGCTGGTCGGCTCCGACTTCACGGACGAGGGCCGCCGCGCCGCCAAGATCCTGGAGAAGGTCCTGGAGAAGGCCGGCCACAAGGGCAAGGTGAAGATCGCCCAGCTGGAGGGCACCACCGGTGCCGCCCCCGCGATCGAGCGCGCCAAGGGCTTCAAGGAGGTCATGGACGCCGACCACGCGGACGACTGGAAGATCGTCGTCAGCCAGACCGGTGACTTCACCCGCGCCGGCGGCAAGCAGGTCATGTCGGCCTTCCTGCAGTCCAACCCGGACATCAACGTGCTGTTCGCGCACAACGACGACATGGGCATCGGCGCCATCCAGGCCATCGAGGCGGCCGGCAAGAAGCCCGGCAAGGACATCCTCATCGTCACGATCGACGGTGTGAAGGACGGCTTCGTGGCCATGTCCGAGGGCAAGATCAACGCCATCGTCGAGTGCAACCCGCTGCTCGGCCCCCAGCTGATGGAGGTCGTCAAGACGGTCCACGACGGCGGCACGGTCGACCGGTGGATCAAGACCAAGGAGAGCGACTTCATGCAGGACCAGGCCAAGGACGCCCTCCCCACCCGCAAGTACTGA
- a CDS encoding sugar ABC transporter ATP-binding protein produces MAEPRPVLEMTGIVKEFPGVRALSGVDFRLFPGEIHALMGENGAGKSTMIKVLTGVYSLDGGTITLDGESVRFASPLQAQQAGINTVYQEVNLCPNLSVAENIFIGREPTRFGRIQWKRLRKEAAELVDRLGLDIDVTAPLSSYPLAVQQLVAIVRSVSGGDGEGKGTKVLVLDEPTSSLDRDEVLELFRLMRRLKDEGVAILFVSHFLDQIYEICDRMTVLRNGTLVGEHMVSELDQVGLIQLMIGKDLDQLEELHEQQLHADIGETLLHADGLGRTGGIAPFDLEIKKGEVVGLAGLLGSGRTELARLLFGADQPDSGKVTVGGKQVPMNAPNDAIGAGVAFCSENRKTEGLVPDLTVRENIILALQASRGWTRPIPAAQRDELVAKYIKALDIRPANPEARVGQLSGGNQQKVLLARWLITQPKLLILDEPTRGIDVGAKAEIQKLVVSLSEDGMSVLYIAAELEEVLRLSHTIGVLRDRKLVARLTNGPEITASKILETIASGEHQ; encoded by the coding sequence ATGGCAGAGCCGCGGCCCGTCCTGGAGATGACGGGCATAGTCAAAGAGTTTCCGGGGGTACGGGCTCTGTCGGGCGTCGACTTCCGGCTCTTCCCCGGCGAGATACACGCGCTGATGGGCGAGAACGGCGCCGGCAAGTCCACCATGATCAAGGTGCTGACCGGGGTCTACTCCCTGGACGGCGGCACGATCACCCTCGACGGCGAGTCCGTCCGCTTCGCCAGCCCCCTCCAGGCGCAGCAGGCCGGCATCAACACCGTCTACCAGGAGGTCAACCTCTGCCCCAACCTCTCGGTGGCGGAGAACATCTTCATCGGCCGCGAGCCCACCCGCTTCGGCCGCATCCAGTGGAAGCGGCTGCGCAAAGAGGCCGCGGAGCTGGTCGACCGCCTCGGCCTCGACATCGACGTGACGGCGCCCCTGTCCTCGTACCCGCTGGCCGTGCAGCAACTGGTCGCGATCGTACGGTCGGTGAGCGGCGGCGACGGGGAGGGCAAGGGCACCAAGGTGCTGGTCCTCGACGAGCCGACGTCCAGCCTCGACCGCGACGAGGTCCTCGAACTCTTCCGTCTGATGCGGCGGTTGAAGGACGAGGGAGTGGCGATCCTCTTCGTCTCCCACTTCCTCGACCAGATCTACGAGATCTGCGACCGCATGACCGTCCTGCGCAACGGCACCCTCGTCGGCGAGCACATGGTCAGCGAACTCGACCAGGTCGGCCTGATCCAGCTGATGATCGGCAAGGACCTGGACCAGCTGGAGGAGCTGCACGAGCAGCAGCTGCACGCCGACATCGGCGAGACCCTGCTCCACGCGGACGGCCTCGGCCGCACGGGCGGCATCGCCCCCTTCGACCTGGAGATCAAGAAGGGCGAGGTCGTGGGCCTCGCCGGTCTGCTCGGCTCGGGCCGCACGGAACTCGCCCGGCTGCTCTTCGGCGCCGACCAGCCCGACAGCGGCAAGGTCACCGTCGGCGGCAAGCAGGTCCCGATGAACGCCCCGAACGACGCCATCGGCGCCGGGGTCGCGTTCTGCTCGGAGAACCGCAAGACCGAGGGCCTGGTCCCCGATCTGACCGTACGCGAGAACATCATTCTCGCCCTCCAGGCGTCCCGCGGCTGGACCCGGCCCATCCCGGCCGCCCAGCGCGACGAACTGGTCGCCAAGTACATCAAGGCCCTCGACATCCGGCCCGCGAACCCGGAGGCCCGAGTCGGCCAACTGAGCGGCGGCAACCAGCAGAAGGTGCTGCTCGCCCGCTGGCTGATCACCCAGCCCAAGCTGCTGATCCTCGACGAGCCCACGCGCGGCATCGACGTCGGAGCGAAGGCGGAGATCCAGAAACTGGTCGTCTCCCTCTCCGAGGACGGCATGTCCGTGCTCTACATCGCGGCCGAGCTGGAGGAGGTCCTCCGCCTCAGCCACACCATCGGAGTGCTGCGCGATCGCAAGCTGGTGGCGCGGCTGACCAACGGGCCGGAGATCACCGCCAGCAAGATCCTGGAGACCATCGCGAGCGGAGAACACCAGTGA
- a CDS encoding ABC transporter permease — MSTPSAATTATPSRWRALTHHHLFWPVAVLVALLLVNVPFTPDFFSIKMTDGHLYGSLVSIVLFGSPLILVAVGMTLVIATGGIDLSVGAVVAITGALTCSYISDQADQNALSAVFLAMGIGLVAAVVCGLWNGFLVARMGIQPIIATLIIMVAGRGVAQLITDGQIITINSEPYKLIGGGYWLTLPFSIFVVAAVVAITVALTRKTALGLLVESVGGNAEASRLVGIRSRRIKIMVYVFCALCAGIAGLMISSNTSAADGNNAGLWIELDAILAVVIGGTSLLGGRFSIGGTVVGALVIQTLTTTIYTIGVPTQTNLVFKAAVVIVVCLLQSPKFRAKVFGAKSGAKSGGTPDSAPAKTVTTAEAAPKMEVS, encoded by the coding sequence GTGAGTACCCCATCCGCGGCCACGACAGCCACGCCGTCCCGCTGGCGAGCACTGACGCACCATCACCTGTTCTGGCCGGTCGCGGTCCTGGTCGCTCTGCTGCTCGTCAACGTCCCCTTCACCCCCGACTTCTTCTCGATCAAGATGACGGACGGCCACCTCTACGGCAGCCTCGTCTCGATCGTGCTCTTCGGCTCGCCGCTGATCCTGGTGGCGGTCGGTATGACCCTCGTCATCGCCACCGGCGGCATCGACCTCTCGGTCGGCGCGGTCGTCGCCATCACCGGCGCCCTGACCTGCTCGTACATCAGTGACCAGGCCGACCAGAACGCCCTGTCGGCAGTCTTCCTCGCCATGGGCATCGGCCTGGTGGCCGCGGTGGTCTGCGGCCTGTGGAACGGCTTCCTGGTGGCCAGGATGGGCATCCAGCCCATCATCGCGACCCTCATCATCATGGTCGCCGGCCGAGGTGTGGCCCAGCTGATCACCGACGGCCAGATCATCACCATCAACAGCGAGCCGTACAAGCTGATCGGCGGCGGCTACTGGCTGACGCTGCCCTTCTCCATCTTCGTCGTCGCGGCCGTCGTCGCCATCACCGTGGCCCTGACCCGCAAGACCGCCCTCGGCCTCCTCGTCGAGTCGGTCGGCGGCAACGCAGAGGCCAGCCGTCTGGTCGGCATCAGGTCCCGCCGCATCAAGATCATGGTCTATGTCTTCTGCGCCCTGTGCGCGGGCATCGCGGGCCTGATGATCAGCTCCAACACCTCGGCCGCGGACGGCAACAACGCCGGTCTGTGGATCGAGCTGGACGCGATCCTCGCCGTGGTGATCGGCGGCACCTCGCTGCTCGGCGGCCGGTTCTCGATCGGCGGCACCGTGGTGGGCGCCCTGGTCATCCAGACCCTCACGACGACGATCTACACGATCGGCGTCCCGACCCAGACGAACCTGGTCTTCAAGGCCGCGGTCGTCATCGTCGTCTGCCTGCTCCAGTCCCCGAAGTTCCGCGCGAAGGTCTTCGGCGCGAAGTCCGGTGCGAAGAGCGGCGGTACGCCGGATTCCGCGCCCGCGAAGACCGTCACGACCGCCGAGGCAGCCCCCAAGATGGAGGTGTCGTGA
- the yjfF gene encoding galactofuranose ABC transporter, permease protein YjfF — translation MSATTKTPTAPDSRTTSTSAPTSKAAALLGDRRLPVLVTAGLFLAMYITGLSRYQNYGFAEPQVFLNLFIDNGYLLVAAVGATFVILSGGIDLSVGSLIGFTTMLTAWLVERQGMPFLAVIPVALAVGAFGGFLMGYVIQNFEIQPFIVTLAGLFLFRGLCLVISKESIAIDDATVNSMAQAQVQLGVGFLSISAMVALVVLAAAFYILHYTRFGRRVYAIGGSEQSAMLMGLPQGGTKIAVYTVSGFCSALAGLLFTLYIQSGDPLHATGMELDAIAAVVIGGTLLTGGSGYVLGTLFGVLVLGLIKTIIQFEGTLSSWWTKIATGVLLCAFILIQRAMTARKKT, via the coding sequence ATGAGCGCGACCACCAAGACCCCGACGGCCCCGGACAGCCGTACGACATCGACGTCCGCGCCGACGTCCAAGGCGGCGGCTCTGCTCGGTGACCGGCGGCTGCCCGTCCTGGTCACGGCGGGGCTCTTCCTCGCGATGTACATCACGGGCCTGAGCCGCTACCAGAACTACGGTTTCGCCGAACCGCAGGTCTTCCTCAACCTCTTCATCGACAACGGCTATCTGCTGGTGGCCGCCGTGGGCGCCACCTTCGTGATCCTCTCCGGCGGCATCGACCTGTCGGTCGGCTCGCTCATCGGCTTCACGACGATGTTGACGGCCTGGCTGGTGGAACGCCAGGGCATGCCGTTCCTGGCGGTCATCCCCGTGGCCCTGGCCGTGGGCGCCTTCGGTGGCTTCCTGATGGGCTATGTGATCCAGAACTTCGAGATCCAGCCCTTCATCGTGACCCTCGCCGGCCTCTTCCTCTTCCGGGGCCTGTGCCTGGTCATCAGCAAGGAGTCGATCGCGATCGACGACGCCACGGTGAACAGCATGGCCCAGGCGCAGGTGCAGCTGGGGGTCGGCTTCCTGTCGATCAGCGCGATGGTCGCACTGGTCGTCCTGGCGGCAGCCTTCTACATCCTCCACTACACCCGCTTCGGCCGCCGGGTGTACGCCATCGGCGGCAGCGAGCAGTCGGCCATGCTGATGGGCCTCCCACAGGGCGGCACGAAGATCGCCGTGTACACCGTGTCCGGCTTCTGCTCGGCCCTGGCGGGCCTGCTCTTCACCCTCTACATCCAGTCCGGTGACCCGCTCCACGCCACCGGCATGGAACTCGACGCGATCGCGGCGGTGGTCATCGGCGGCACGCTCCTGACGGGCGGCTCCGGCTACGTCCTGGGCACCCTGTTCGGTGTCCTCGTCCTGGGCCTGATCAAGACCATCATCCAGTTCGAGGGCACGCTGAGCTCCTGGTGGACGAAGATCGCCACGGGTGTGCTGCTGTGCGCGTTCATCCTGATCCAGCGGGCGATGACGGCACGCAAGAAAACCTGA
- a CDS encoding alpha/beta fold hydrolase — MPTFSAPDGTLLAHHSIGDGPPLVCLPGGPMRASAYLGDLGGLSAHRRLVMLDLRGTGESEVPEDVSSYRCDRLVGDVEALRERLGVERIDLLAHCAGANLAAAYVRRYPERVGRLVLVTPSPIGVGIAVGVDDRLALARLREGEPWFGEAFAALEEVAAGRGTDRHWAAVAPFFHGRWDAAAQALDAADAEQRNSEAAGVFGGEGAFDPEGTRAAFGRFGAPVLVLAGEVDLNSPPGAMGEYAALFPDTRTRFVVQPGAGHHPWLDDPDRFVEAVAGFLG, encoded by the coding sequence ATGCCCACCTTCTCCGCCCCCGACGGCACCCTCCTCGCCCACCACTCCATCGGCGACGGCCCTCCCCTCGTCTGCCTCCCCGGCGGGCCCATGCGGGCCTCCGCCTACCTCGGTGATCTCGGCGGACTGTCCGCGCACCGGCGGCTGGTCATGCTGGATCTTCGGGGGACCGGGGAGTCCGAGGTGCCCGAGGACGTCTCGTCCTATCGGTGTGACCGGCTCGTCGGGGATGTGGAGGCGCTGCGGGAGCGGCTCGGGGTGGAGCGGATCGATCTGCTCGCGCACTGTGCCGGGGCGAATCTCGCCGCCGCGTATGTGCGCCGGTACCCGGAGCGGGTCGGACGGCTCGTTCTCGTCACGCCCAGTCCCATCGGGGTCGGTATCGCCGTGGGCGTCGACGACCGGCTCGCGCTCGCTCGGCTCCGCGAGGGCGAGCCCTGGTTCGGGGAGGCGTTCGCGGCTTTGGAGGAGGTCGCGGCGGGGCGCGGGACCGATCGGCACTGGGCGGCCGTCGCGCCGTTCTTCCATGGGCGGTGGGATGCGGCCGCCCAGGCCCTGGACGCCGCCGACGCCGAGCAGCGGAACTCCGAGGCCGCAGGCGTCTTCGGGGGTGAGGGGGCCTTCGATCCGGAGGGTACGCGTGCGGCGTTCGGGCGGTTCGGGGCGCCCGTGCTCGTGCTCGCCGGGGAGGTCGATCTCAACTCGCCGCCCGGCGCGATGGGTGAGTACGCCGCGCTGTTCCCCGACACCCGCACCCGGTTCGTCGTACAGCCCGGCGCCGGGCATCATCCGTGGCTGGACGACCCTGATCGGTTCGTGGAGGCCGTCGCCGGATTCCTGGGCTGA
- a CDS encoding LysR family transcriptional regulator encodes MKSQPDLKLLATFLAVVRQGSMAEAATALGYVPSAVSQHIAALERDLGIELLVRRPGSRLILTAAGRSLARATETLFDATARFQDTAIGIAKREIAELRVGIYPSAMTYLLPEVLATLRDRRPGPRVRLVVVETDEGVPRVRSGDLDLLVAYRYLPEDPPAPSEALTITVLGREPLVLVTGAEPGRRRPVELAECLEREWVSGHAHNPDRRLLLRWAGELGIAPRVTLETEDLHSMLAMIRAGLAVGLIPATLLGAGHDTGVERVSLPPGAAPLQREILAVSRRGARPPIIDELVALLAGAVESVVVRGFKGR; translated from the coding sequence GTGAAGTCCCAGCCGGATCTGAAGCTGCTGGCCACCTTCCTGGCCGTGGTGCGCCAGGGTTCGATGGCCGAGGCCGCGACGGCACTGGGCTATGTGCCGTCGGCGGTGTCCCAGCACATCGCCGCGCTGGAACGCGACCTGGGCATCGAACTGCTCGTCCGCCGCCCCGGCAGCCGGCTGATCCTCACCGCCGCCGGCCGCTCCCTCGCCCGGGCGACCGAGACGCTCTTCGACGCGACCGCGCGGTTCCAGGACACCGCGATCGGCATCGCGAAACGCGAGATCGCCGAACTGCGCGTCGGGATCTACCCCAGCGCGATGACCTACCTGCTCCCGGAGGTCCTCGCCACGCTCAGGGATCGCCGCCCGGGACCCCGTGTCCGTCTCGTCGTCGTGGAGACGGACGAGGGCGTGCCGAGGGTGCGGTCGGGGGACCTGGACCTGCTCGTCGCCTACCGCTATCTGCCCGAGGACCCGCCGGCCCCCTCCGAGGCGTTGACGATCACCGTCCTGGGGCGCGAACCGCTGGTCCTGGTCACGGGTGCCGAGCCGGGCCGCCGACGCCCGGTGGAGCTGGCCGAGTGCCTGGAACGGGAGTGGGTCTCGGGCCACGCGCACAACCCCGACCGGCGTCTGCTGCTCCGCTGGGCCGGAGAACTCGGGATCGCGCCCCGGGTGACCCTGGAGACCGAGGACCTGCACAGCATGCTCGCCATGATCCGAGCCGGCCTCGCGGTGGGCCTGATCCCGGCCACCCTCCTCGGCGCAGGGCACGACACCGGAGTCGAGAGGGTGAGCCTGCCGCCCGGGGCGGCGCCTCTCCAACGGGAGATCCTCGCCGTCAGCAGACGCGGCGCCCGCCCCCCGATCATCGATGAGTTGGTCGCGCTCCTGGCCGGTGCCGTGGAGAGCGTGGTCGTCAGGGGGTTCAAAGGCCGGTGA